A portion of the Francisella uliginis genome contains these proteins:
- a CDS encoding TIM-barrel domain-containing protein yields the protein MLDICKFKLKDTHNDHIIFELPEKQIFVRVYILEENIFRVLFTKSLKPTLDKTWSITKDDIPFEGVDRLNTSSFSCPEFEAYGDDNFAIVQTNKLKCEINLDGFIISWYKKDSDKWIKFSQDLQTQAYNLDFWSDRGSYHAIKKDSDTMFFGLGEKTGSLNRDKKRYEMRSIDPMGYDSESSDPLYKHIPFFISHNPMSKTSFGIFYDNLSDSSFNFGKEIDNYHGPYISYEAKAGDLDYYFILGDKIADVTETFSSVTGKTILPPYWSLYYSGSTMTYTDLPDAQSQMDNFINDCQKYNIQCGSFQLSSGYTSIGDKRYVFNWNHSKFPHIEDFTQKYLNNGIRLCANIKPCLLQDHPKLDEVASFNGFINNKYYTKPELVQYWDELGYYLDFTNPKTISWWQDNVTRQLLEKGIESTWNDNNEYEVYNGDAICYGFGKEIKIRHIKPVQSLLMTKSSFEAQKAFAPNKRPYLITRSGCAGLQRYAQTWTGDNYTEWKTLKYNLEMSKGLSLSGIYNFGHDIGGFSGPAPEPELLIRWIQHGIFYPRFTIHSWNDDKSVNTPWMYPEALETIQKAFDLRNELIPYIYQLCYQAHKNAKPIIKPTFYDFESDIKTFQENPDFMIGDLLIANILEKHQRVREIYLPKGSNWYDYYTGEIYPGGKTISLNVDIESIPIFVKEGSVIVTNKLKAQFNNFKQDLIYKTYPSLRDEIIQHQIYLDDGETMEYLNNKTGVLHIQVTNKNAKLDISWKYDGHENFEVTQPQIINMNKDLEYNA from the coding sequence CCAGAAAAACAAATTTTTGTAAGAGTCTATATATTAGAGGAGAATATATTTAGAGTACTCTTTACTAAATCTTTAAAACCAACTTTAGATAAGACATGGTCAATCACAAAAGATGACATACCTTTTGAAGGAGTCGATAGATTAAATACATCAAGCTTTAGCTGTCCTGAATTTGAAGCTTATGGAGATGATAACTTTGCCATAGTACAAACTAACAAACTAAAATGTGAAATAAATCTAGACGGCTTTATTATTAGTTGGTACAAAAAAGACTCTGATAAATGGATCAAATTTTCTCAAGACTTACAAACTCAAGCATATAATTTAGATTTCTGGTCAGATAGAGGTTCTTATCATGCTATAAAGAAAGATTCTGATACTATGTTTTTTGGTCTTGGTGAAAAAACAGGCTCTCTTAATCGTGATAAAAAACGTTATGAGATGAGATCTATTGATCCCATGGGTTATGACTCAGAAAGCTCAGACCCTTTATATAAGCATATCCCTTTTTTCATATCCCATAATCCTATGAGTAAGACATCATTTGGTATCTTTTATGACAATTTAAGTGATAGTTCTTTTAACTTTGGTAAAGAGATTGATAACTATCATGGTCCATATATTAGCTATGAAGCAAAAGCTGGAGACCTTGATTACTATTTTATACTTGGTGATAAAATTGCTGATGTTACAGAAACTTTTAGTTCTGTTACAGGTAAAACTATCTTACCACCCTACTGGAGCTTATATTATTCTGGTTCTACAATGACTTATACAGATCTTCCAGACGCTCAATCTCAAATGGATAACTTTATTAATGATTGCCAAAAATATAATATCCAATGCGGCTCTTTTCAGTTAAGCTCGGGATATACCTCTATCGGTGATAAAAGATATGTTTTTAATTGGAACCACTCAAAGTTTCCTCATATAGAGGATTTTACACAAAAATATCTTAATAATGGCATTAGATTGTGTGCAAATATTAAACCATGCTTACTCCAAGATCACCCCAAATTGGATGAAGTGGCTAGCTTTAATGGCTTTATAAATAACAAATATTATACCAAACCAGAACTTGTACAATACTGGGATGAGTTAGGCTATTACCTAGATTTCACAAACCCAAAAACAATTAGCTGGTGGCAAGATAATGTTACAAGACAGCTTTTAGAAAAAGGTATAGAATCTACCTGGAATGATAATAATGAATATGAAGTCTATAATGGCGATGCTATATGTTATGGCTTTGGTAAAGAAATAAAAATCAGACATATTAAACCAGTTCAATCACTTCTTATGACTAAATCTAGTTTTGAAGCTCAAAAAGCTTTTGCTCCTAATAAACGTCCTTATCTAATTACAAGATCAGGATGTGCTGGGCTACAAAGATATGCCCAAACATGGACTGGAGATAACTATACAGAATGGAAAACTTTAAAATATAATTTAGAAATGTCTAAAGGTCTATCACTATCAGGTATTTATAATTTTGGACATGATATTGGTGGCTTTAGTGGTCCTGCTCCAGAACCTGAACTTCTAATCCGTTGGATTCAACATGGCATTTTTTACCCTAGGTTTACTATTCACTCATGGAATGATGATAAATCTGTAAATACTCCATGGATGTATCCTGAAGCTTTAGAAACTATACAAAAAGCTTTTGATTTACGTAATGAGCTAATTCCATATATTTATCAATTATGCTATCAGGCTCATAAAAATGCTAAGCCAATTATAAAACCTACCTTCTATGATTTTGAATCAGATATTAAAACATTCCAAGAAAATCCAGATTTTATGATTGGTGACCTGCTTATAGCAAATATTTTAGAAAAACACCAAAGAGTTCGTGAAATATATTTACCTAAGGGATCTAACTGGTATGACTACTACACTGGAGAAATCTACCCAGGTGGTAAAACTATTAGTTTAAATGTCGACATAGAAAGTATTCCTATATTCGTCAAAGAGGGAAGTGTAATTGTCACTAATAAATTAAAAGCTCAATTTAATAACTTTAAACAAGATTTAATATATAAAACTTATCCCTCTTTAAGAGATGAAATTATACAACATCAAATATATTTAGATGATGGCGAAACCATGGAATATTTGAATAATAAAACTGGTGTTTTACATATTCAAGTTACAAATAAAAATGCTAAACTGGATATTAGTTGGAAATATGATGGTCACGAGAACTTCGAAGTTACTCAACCTCAAATAATTAATATGAATAAGGATTTAGAATATAATGCTTAA